A region from the Misgurnus anguillicaudatus chromosome 7, ASM2758022v2, whole genome shotgun sequence genome encodes:
- the id2a gene encoding DNA-binding protein inhibitor ID-2a, whose product MKAISPVRSFRKNNANMTEHSLGITRSKTPVDDPLSLLYNMNDCYSKLKELVPSIPQNKNVSKMEILQHVIDYILDLQIALDSNSAITSLHHPRAEQGTSRTPLTTLNTDISILSLQTPEFQSDLVTEDSRTLYR is encoded by the exons ATGAAGGCGATAAGTCCCGTTAGGTCTTTCAGGAAAAACAACGCGAATATGACGGAACACAGTCTGGGAATCACACGGAGCAAGACCCCCGTGGACGATCCCCTAAGCCTGCTGTACAACATGAACGACTGCTACTCCAAACTGAAGGAACTGGTGCCCAGTATCCCGCAGAACAAAAACGTGAGCAAAATGGAAATCCTGCAACATGTCATCGATTATATCCTGGACCTGCAGATTGCACTTGACTCCAATTCGGCGATCACCAGTCTCCATCACCCGCGAGCGGAGCAGGGGACGTCCAGAACACCCCTGACAACGCTGAACACAGACATCAGCATCCTCTCATTACAG ACACCGGAGTTTCAGTCAGACTTGGTCACAGAGGACAGCAGGACACTTTACCGTTAA